One window of uncultured Methanoregula sp. genomic DNA carries:
- a CDS encoding DNA repair exonuclease, translating to MKLIHIADTHLGLAAFNRLDPESGMNLREKQVYDNFLAAIDEIIRHKPDALVHAGDLFDTVKPKTKAYTTVLEALERLGTAGIPLVIITGNHSMVKTRYTTSPFEVLTYHKSRITAAYRFRYEKVEIEGTMFHLIPNMLRVEDYRSAFDTVELSSSHNNVLVTHGLATAIKDKRLATVAEHELDGTILSEKFDYIALGHYHRQCQITDNAWYSGSTEYLTYGEIADTKGGLVVDPGRHEVSHLELPKTPMADLGTIKCQGVHPGDITEEIIARVTRKNLPKYAMAQVTLDGLSREHGKGIDMRELAGVREQLLDLKIRVRNGKEEEPVPLQQDIRMIDYLQEFEGFVGKQQISAKQREFALARGKEVLRSVMDEHRGTAE from the coding sequence ATGAAACTCATCCACATCGCCGACACCCACCTGGGCCTCGCTGCATTCAACCGGCTCGATCCCGAGTCCGGCATGAACCTCCGCGAGAAGCAGGTGTACGACAATTTCCTCGCAGCGATAGATGAGATTATCCGGCATAAACCGGATGCGTTGGTCCACGCCGGCGACCTCTTCGATACGGTCAAGCCGAAGACCAAGGCCTACACGACCGTTCTCGAAGCACTGGAGCGCCTGGGTACGGCAGGCATCCCGCTCGTCATCATCACCGGCAACCACAGCATGGTCAAGACCCGGTACACGACCTCGCCGTTCGAAGTCCTCACGTACCACAAATCACGGATCACGGCGGCCTACCGGTTCCGGTACGAGAAGGTGGAGATCGAGGGCACGATGTTCCACCTCATCCCCAACATGCTCCGCGTGGAAGATTACCGCTCGGCCTTCGACACGGTGGAACTCTCCTCCTCGCATAACAATGTCCTCGTGACCCACGGGCTTGCAACCGCGATCAAAGACAAGCGGCTCGCAACCGTTGCCGAGCACGAGCTGGACGGTACGATCCTTTCGGAAAAATTCGATTACATTGCGCTCGGCCACTACCACCGCCAGTGCCAGATCACGGACAATGCCTGGTACTCGGGCTCCACCGAGTACCTCACGTACGGGGAGATCGCGGATACGAAAGGCGGGCTTGTCGTGGACCCGGGCCGTCACGAAGTTTCGCACCTGGAACTCCCGAAGACCCCGATGGCGGATCTCGGCACGATCAAGTGCCAGGGCGTCCACCCCGGGGATATCACGGAAGAGATCATCGCCCGGGTGACAAGGAAGAACCTGCCGAAATACGCGATGGCGCAGGTGACACTCGACGGCCTCTCGCGGGAGCACGGGAAGGGCATCGATATGCGGGAACTTGCCGGTGTCCGCGAGCAGCTCCTCGACCTGAAGATCCGGGTGAGGAACGGGAAGGAGGAAGAGCCCGTGCCGCTCCAGCAGGACATCCGGATGATCGACTACCTGCAGGAGTTCGAAGGGTTCGTGGGCAAGCAGCAGATCTCCGCAAAGCAGCGGGAGTTCGCGCTCGCCCGGGGAAAAGAAGTGTTGCGGTCCGTGATGGACGAGCACCGGGGGACTGCGGAATGA
- a CDS encoding ATP-dependent helicase yields the protein MPDTKDDQFFKISDVLCDNNQKKSPEECYLLHLSTNSPCNDYGKCRIWEKTLEQLQYVGYDLKKNSFLKACPGSGKTEVVGLKSAYEFKQWTKKTTGIAVLTYTNKATDVITDRVQQFAGSSGISHPHFIGTIDSWMHRFILNPFAHLVTKYSGKDDDRSIHLIDRSSDAEFLKNSKFSTKYSFFETGSIHANEFYFLDKDCDEIIFSSGDLPLDAKRKSSTINSTLKSELRDIKREFWNSGFVTHQDVDIICYKILNDNPEICKLISNRFAVVIIDECQDLSSIKIDIFRLLKSSGSIFHLVGDLHQSIFSYNNADFKKIIQFTEEENFTTIPLTKNFRSVQSIVNTCRKLVKNQEQIVGYDDVPGKNHCLIFSYRRETMHEIPKKFSDYLKINGYDAEKSAIIVRNNSNKNSLMGRTTQKIIFSKLAPTAIYLWSLNDTEYKKDSLNYFGVFLSKFLFPNEKRNYKNFYGPIDVPNYQWRLFLTNLLNRCNQSDSLADLTQTWTDWRDIFNKTFPAIFEDIQFQYGWLSSVKITEKNMIKTSPSGNKNSPVITTIDDIKHHIDKTVELSTIHSAKGKTFDSILFVSSFQSSGDRDAGSGYWQHWLDINNANGESARFAYVASSRPKSLLAWAISEKDYEDRSKIEHLKNYGFVPAGTLATEVEKLQNGQESLSKYF from the coding sequence ATGCCTGATACAAAAGATGACCAATTTTTTAAAATTTCTGATGTTTTATGCGACAACAATCAGAAAAAATCTCCCGAAGAATGCTATTTATTGCATCTTTCGACAAATTCTCCGTGCAATGATTATGGAAAATGTCGGATATGGGAAAAAACTCTTGAACAATTACAATATGTCGGATATGATTTGAAAAAAAATAGTTTTTTAAAGGCATGTCCTGGAAGCGGTAAAACCGAAGTTGTAGGTCTAAAATCTGCTTATGAATTCAAACAGTGGACAAAAAAAACAACCGGGATCGCAGTTCTGACATATACAAACAAGGCCACAGATGTAATTACTGACAGAGTTCAGCAATTCGCAGGGTCATCAGGAATTTCACACCCTCATTTCATTGGTACAATTGATAGTTGGATGCACAGATTCATCCTTAATCCATTTGCCCATTTAGTCACTAAATATTCAGGTAAGGATGATGATCGAAGTATTCATTTAATTGACAGATCGAGTGATGCAGAATTCTTAAAAAACTCGAAATTTTCAACAAAATATTCTTTTTTTGAAACGGGATCTATCCATGCAAATGAATTTTATTTTTTAGATAAAGATTGCGATGAAATTATTTTTTCATCGGGAGATTTACCGCTTGATGCTAAACGAAAATCGAGTACCATTAATAGTACTCTCAAATCCGAATTAAGAGACATTAAAAGGGAATTTTGGAACTCCGGTTTTGTAACCCATCAAGATGTTGACATTATTTGTTATAAAATTCTGAATGACAATCCAGAAATATGTAAATTAATATCAAATCGATTTGCCGTCGTCATTATTGACGAATGTCAAGATTTATCTTCCATTAAAATTGACATTTTCCGCTTGTTAAAAAGCAGTGGTTCAATATTTCATTTAGTCGGGGATCTTCATCAATCCATTTTTTCTTATAATAATGCAGATTTCAAAAAAATAATTCAATTCACTGAAGAGGAAAATTTTACTACAATCCCATTAACAAAAAACTTTAGAAGCGTTCAATCGATAGTAAATACTTGTCGTAAACTTGTGAAAAATCAAGAACAAATAGTTGGATATGATGATGTTCCGGGTAAAAATCACTGTCTCATATTTAGTTATCGAAGAGAAACGATGCATGAGATCCCAAAAAAGTTTTCAGATTACTTAAAAATAAATGGATATGATGCAGAAAAATCTGCAATCATTGTCAGAAACAATTCTAACAAGAATTCATTGATGGGACGGACAACACAAAAAATAATTTTTTCGAAACTCGCACCGACTGCGATATATCTTTGGTCTTTGAATGATACTGAATATAAAAAAGATTCTCTAAATTATTTTGGAGTTTTTCTATCGAAATTTTTATTTCCAAATGAAAAGCGCAATTACAAAAATTTTTATGGCCCTATTGACGTTCCAAATTACCAATGGAGATTATTTTTAACGAATCTCCTTAACCGTTGCAATCAATCAGATTCTTTAGCCGATCTTACTCAAACTTGGACTGATTGGAGAGATATATTTAACAAGACATTTCCTGCAATATTTGAGGATATTCAATTTCAATATGGATGGCTTTCATCAGTAAAAATTACTGAAAAAAATATGATAAAAACTTCTCCTTCCGGAAACAAAAATTCTCCAGTAATCACAACAATAGATGACATCAAACATCATATTGATAAAACGGTTGAATTATCCACCATTCATTCTGCGAAAGGGAAAACATTTGATTCAATTTTATTCGTGTCCTCGTTTCAGTCATCTGGTGACAGAGATGCAGGTAGTGGTTATTGGCAACATTGGTTAGATATTAATAATGCCAATGGAGAATCGGCTCGTTTTGCATATGTCGCAAGTTCACGTCCAAAATCCTTGTTGGCATGGGCAATTTCTGAAAAAGATTATGAAGATAGATCTAAAATTGAGCACCTTAAAAATTATGGATTTGTTCCCGCAGGAACATTAGCAACTGAAGTTGAAAAATTACAGAATGGTCAAGAATCTCTATCGAAATATTTCTAG
- a CDS encoding AAA family ATPase, whose protein sequence is MKKISISGYKNFNDNFEISFSSGLNVLVGENGVGKSSIIDAIRLLLTEDEYGRYGISERDFHRPFVKDSIASKKIKIVAHFEDLSEHEQIAFLPWREGEKKARLSLIIDDTQNNRGRYNRKMWGGVSQSTLYEKELVDLINCIYLPPLRDAEAKLREGRGSRLARLILNLNKDESSKEGLEKKVNTFYSEIAGDKDETIYKANKLIKKSLEEAIGSVFGQDTRIQFSETNFNRIIENLRLFFFPKIIPEGQEETYRNLEENSLGYNNLIYVATVLAELKYIKEIGADQQDFLKILLIEEPEAHLHPQLQIKLLKYLQTETTNSNIQIIVTTHSAVLASAASIDSVIHLALRENRITIPTHLKDCGLSITNNAFLTRWLDITKSTLLFSKGVILVEGIAEAMVIPEIAKIVIRDYNIRKQTNVPKTLEEHGISVINMNGIFFHHFMQLFCDLNNQTPPPASIPLRCAGITDNDPDSELKPTKTSPAKGENPALKLIEPVGRSANCRLFPNLKTFEYDLAIEGKNLEPMSKCFLKILDTDGPVRKTFETYVNTDWSTANEEVKSEAAFDLLNRVKDSKGTFAQVLAEYLSSDKNVKFDIPEYIQNAIYWVCEMENA, encoded by the coding sequence GTGAAAAAAATCTCCATTTCAGGTTATAAAAACTTTAATGACAATTTTGAGATCTCTTTTTCTTCCGGTCTTAACGTTCTTGTTGGAGAGAATGGAGTTGGAAAAAGTTCAATTATAGATGCCATTCGATTATTGTTAACTGAAGATGAATATGGTCGTTATGGGATATCGGAAAGAGATTTTCATAGACCGTTTGTCAAAGATTCAATAGCCTCAAAAAAAATAAAAATAGTAGCCCATTTTGAGGATTTATCAGAACATGAGCAAATTGCTTTTTTACCATGGAGAGAGGGTGAAAAGAAAGCTCGGCTTTCATTGATAATTGACGATACTCAAAACAACCGTGGGCGATATAATCGAAAAATGTGGGGAGGAGTTTCCCAGAGCACTCTTTATGAAAAAGAATTAGTCGATTTAATTAATTGCATCTACTTACCACCATTACGAGATGCTGAGGCAAAACTACGTGAAGGACGAGGTTCACGGTTAGCACGTTTAATTTTAAACCTAAATAAAGATGAAAGTAGCAAAGAAGGATTAGAAAAAAAAGTGAATACGTTTTATAGTGAGATTGCTGGAGATAAAGACGAGACGATATACAAAGCGAATAAATTAATTAAAAAGAGTCTTGAAGAGGCAATCGGATCGGTTTTTGGACAGGATACGCGAATACAATTTTCAGAGACCAACTTTAACAGAATTATTGAGAATTTAAGATTGTTTTTCTTTCCCAAAATTATTCCTGAAGGCCAAGAGGAGACTTATCGAAATCTCGAAGAAAATAGTTTAGGATACAATAACCTAATTTATGTCGCGACAGTACTTGCTGAATTAAAATATATAAAAGAAATCGGTGCTGATCAACAAGATTTTTTAAAAATTTTACTTATCGAAGAACCAGAAGCTCATCTACACCCCCAACTTCAGATAAAACTCTTAAAATATCTTCAAACCGAAACCACAAATTCAAACATCCAAATAATCGTTACAACCCATTCAGCGGTTCTTGCATCTGCGGCATCAATTGATTCCGTTATTCATCTTGCATTAAGAGAAAATCGAATTACAATTCCAACACATCTGAAAGATTGTGGATTATCAATTACCAATAACGCATTTCTTACACGGTGGCTCGATATAACTAAATCAACATTACTTTTTTCAAAAGGTGTAATTTTGGTTGAAGGTATTGCTGAAGCGATGGTCATACCAGAAATTGCAAAGATCGTAATTAGAGATTACAATATCAGAAAACAGACAAATGTTCCAAAAACCCTCGAAGAACATGGTATATCTGTCATTAATATGAACGGGATTTTTTTTCATCATTTTATGCAATTATTTTGTGATCTAAACAATCAAACACCTCCACCGGCGTCAATCCCACTAAGGTGTGCAGGTATTACTGATAATGATCCAGATTCTGAACTAAAACCCACAAAAACTTCCCCAGCGAAGGGAGAAAATCCTGCATTGAAATTGATTGAACCGGTCGGTCGTTCGGCAAATTGTCGTCTTTTTCCCAATTTAAAAACGTTTGAATATGATTTAGCGATTGAAGGAAAAAATTTGGAGCCCATGTCTAAATGTTTCCTTAAAATTTTAGATACAGATGGCCCTGTACGAAAAACCTTTGAGACGTATGTCAATACTGATTGGAGTACTGCAAATGAGGAAGTAAAATCTGAGGCCGCATTTGATTTACTTAATAGAGTTAAAGACTCCAAAGGGACATTTGCTCAAGTACTTGCGGAATATCTATCATCCGATAAGAATGTAAAATTCGATATTCCGGAATACATTCAAAACGCAATCTATTGGGTATGTGAGATGGAAAATGCCTGA
- a CDS encoding serine/threonine-protein kinase, whose amino-acid sequence MGKIIGEGGYGYVLEATRIADGMIFAIKRVAYPDDQEEIQRFKREVKIQASLIHENIVPVIDQYLERDPPEFVMPRAEFNLKAFLNRFGTCPENIVIFNQIAEGLKFAHSNGIIHRDLKPENILCFYDPSTDTHRFAICDFGLGRDLRSKSPNITISGMVLGTYEYIAPEQYLHPKMASISSDIYSLGKILYEILTAETPYPDIDLNKIPPEFKYIIQKACDRKPELRYQCVDDLQKAVNLVTSETKKILNPVFVVTKEIEEINSKGDFSKERIEKLMILLTEYQENRELLIQKFPVLPDHILSIILEDFQGAFLNILKEYDNNISGGLDFSYCDVVADFYKKIYNMTDSFEIRKIILTRLPSLGRTNNRYYVGKVFAELVSQTTDPSLILTIKEVLESNTGIARWNQEYLEHANIPIVIKEIFQ is encoded by the coding sequence ATTGGAAAAATTATTGGTGAGGGGGGGTATGGATACGTTCTTGAAGCTACACGAATAGCGGACGGAATGATATTTGCAATAAAAAGAGTTGCATATCCGGATGATCAAGAGGAAATTCAAAGGTTTAAAAGAGAAGTAAAAATTCAGGCAAGTCTTATTCATGAAAATATTGTTCCGGTAATTGATCAATATTTGGAGAGAGATCCTCCGGAATTTGTAATGCCTCGTGCAGAATTTAATTTAAAAGCATTTTTGAATAGATTTGGTACATGTCCGGAAAATATAGTGATTTTTAATCAAATTGCAGAAGGTCTCAAATTTGCTCACAGTAACGGAATAATTCATCGAGATTTAAAACCTGAAAATATACTTTGTTTTTACGATCCTTCTACGGATACGCATCGTTTTGCAATCTGCGATTTTGGATTGGGTCGAGATTTACGTAGTAAATCGCCCAATATTACAATTTCGGGGATGGTATTAGGCACATATGAGTACATAGCACCTGAACAATATCTTCATCCAAAAATGGCTTCTATTTCATCGGATATTTATTCGCTCGGAAAAATACTCTACGAAATTTTAACGGCGGAAACACCTTACCCAGATATTGATTTAAATAAAATCCCCCCGGAATTTAAATATATTATTCAAAAGGCATGTGATCGAAAACCAGAATTAAGATATCAATGTGTTGATGATCTTCAAAAAGCTGTGAATTTAGTTACCAGCGAAACCAAGAAAATCTTGAATCCAGTATTTGTTGTGACTAAAGAAATTGAAGAAATCAATTCAAAAGGCGATTTTAGCAAAGAGAGAATCGAGAAATTGATGATTCTTTTAACGGAGTACCAAGAAAATAGAGAATTACTTATTCAAAAATTTCCGGTTTTACCCGATCATATTTTATCAATAATTTTGGAAGACTTCCAAGGGGCTTTTCTAAATATTTTAAAAGAATATGACAACAACATAAGCGGAGGATTAGATTTTTCTTATTGCGACGTTGTTGCGGATTTTTATAAGAAAATCTATAATATGACAGATTCTTTTGAAATTAGAAAAATTATATTGACTCGATTGCCATCATTGGGAAGAACTAATAATCGATATTATGTCGGCAAGGTTTTCGCGGAGTTAGTTAGTCAAACTACAGATCCCTCATTAATTCTAACAATCAAAGAAGTCTTGGAATCGAATACAGGAATTGCAAGATGGAATCAAGAATATCTTGAACATGCAAATATCCCAATTGTGATCAAAGAAATTTTTCAATAA
- a CDS encoding HNH endonuclease signature motif containing protein produces MVKKNEEYSPFTISPSVKKIWGLNSPKKPSTTTPPLSGAMSRDLQQCVGNRCEFPRCTHHSQSIHHIKPREEQGKHTYANLISLCDFHHTEAKRNKITRQQLKSYIDKRSVNEEHCVRSILKRLK; encoded by the coding sequence ATGGTTAAAAAAAATGAAGAGTATAGTCCCTTTACAATATCTCCTTCTGTGAAAAAAATATGGGGATTAAATTCTCCTAAAAAACCGAGTACTACAACACCTCCGTTATCAGGTGCAATGAGTCGAGACCTGCAACAATGTGTAGGAAATCGATGTGAATTTCCCAGATGTACTCATCATTCTCAAAGCATCCATCATATCAAACCTAGAGAAGAACAAGGTAAACATACATATGCAAACTTGATCTCATTATGTGATTTTCATCACACAGAAGCCAAGCGAAATAAAATCACACGCCAACAATTAAAATCATATATAGATAAACGGTCGGTAAATGAAGAGCATTGTGTGCGTAGCATTTTAAAAAGATTAAAATAA
- a CDS encoding deaminase, with protein sequence MRTNRHHYFLDLALRCAHQGTCLRRNFGAIIVDEYNTIVSTGYTGTPRKQIDCTELKICWRTNHHIPSGSHYELCRSVHAEMNALLQAGKAARDCTLYLAGFDVENENMVQIWPCFLCAKMIVNSGIKNVIMRTGSDSYNEMDPMAIYQMRSQEELGEDVE encoded by the coding sequence ATGAGGACCAATCGACATCATTATTTTTTAGATCTAGCACTTCGTTGTGCCCATCAAGGTACGTGTTTGCGAAGAAATTTTGGAGCCATAATTGTTGATGAGTACAATACAATCGTATCCACTGGCTATACTGGAACCCCTCGAAAGCAAATTGATTGTACAGAATTAAAAATATGTTGGAGAACTAATCATCACATTCCATCAGGTTCGCATTATGAACTCTGTAGGAGTGTTCATGCTGAAATGAATGCACTTCTCCAAGCTGGAAAAGCAGCTCGAGATTGTACGCTTTATCTTGCAGGTTTTGATGTTGAAAATGAGAATATGGTTCAAATTTGGCCTTGTTTTCTGTGTGCTAAAATGATTGTAAACAGTGGTATAAAAAATGTCATTATGCGAACTGGTTCTGATTCGTATAACGAAATGGATCCAATGGCCATTTATCAGATGCGCAGTCAAGAAGAATTAGGGGAGGATGTTGAATAG